DNA sequence from the Malus domestica chromosome 06, GDT2T_hap1 genome:
tgtattattacatatatttggcacattttattattataagatatatgtacaaacaataggtaaattaatcttgaataaaatacaattgctttattttgtaagtaaattaattttgaatcaaaaaatatttcttcattatgtaggtattttatttttatgtatcatcatatatattgggcacattttatattatatgtacaaataataggtaaactagtattgaataaaataataatacttttttatgtaggtacattattttgcatatattgGGTAtgctttattatgtaggtaaattattttgcttgAATTTCTATgtatatcaagttttttttttttttttttgtgttatatatatgtgtgtgtgaaataatttacctacatttatatgtaaaatataattttattgacttaATTGAGCATGTATTACTACATTTATTAGAcatgttttattgttattatatattagacaatgaatttattatttttttatttttgtaaaatcattaattctcccTTACAATTTGCATGGAATTAATTGTgtaaatcaaacattcaaataggggtgttttggacatccaaattttttaaatgtgtaaagtcaaatataattaatgaatttgttgaTGTGGAATCTAGTCAATGAGTTTTATTTGAGTAAAAAACTTATATCGGATTTTATATggagaaaattaagttttaagggctaaagtcatattttcattaaacaGAAATATAACCTTCACAAATGAATTAGAATCAACCACAAAGTGTTTTTTCAGAGGAAATCAGCCCCAAAGCTTAATATTATTGCTCAAACAATTCCTATCACTAAAACAATTGttcatttttcttcaaaagaaatataaaaaaaaactgttaaTTACCTTAAATTTGTTTAGCAGTTTATTAAAATGTGAgttaacttcttttttttcaacgaTAATAAAATTACGAAAAAAGCCTCCAGGGCAATTAGATCCCATGAATGAAGTTTAATAACAATAACCAAGCTGACTTCGATTGAGGAGGACGAAATTTTAAACATAACTGATTATCCGCAGACGATTGCCCCTAGAGGCTAAGGGTTTGTTTGGTatcttatttgaaattttttataatttctcaaaacatttcttaagaatttttcttgaaaacaattttctttaagactaaaaaacttgtttgtatgtgatttaaaaatttaaaaacttgtttggtatgcgatttaaaaattttaaatcttacaacttaaactggacaaaaAGATCCATAAAAAGGGGgtcgagagagaaagaggagagatgaGGAAATAACGTaagagatgattggagaaaagagaaagaagtgagaaGATCGAAGGAGATATAGAggaagaggagtgagagaaataattgagagaatgaagagagcgAATTGGAGAAGAGacgaaaaatgtaaaaaaaaaaaaaagagaagggggagagagaaagaagaagaaagagatagatttggagtgagaggataggaggaagagaaaaggaatgagtgagtttaagtttaaaaactcactttttgtgtttttagatatagactatatttttgagttagtcttgagttcagtttttgaaaataatcctaccaaacaagtttttaaggcctaaaacttgaaaattatttttgagtttaaaaaattagattcaagtagagtaccaaacatGCTATAAAACATCCGTAACGAAATTAGCTTTACGTATGTTaattaaccttttatttttaggaaaataatactaacttttttttttggtaaaaataaaataaatatttgctTTCTAAAATGAATAAATACAAGGAGAAGAATTTTCTACCCTTCTATTCTCATCATTTTTCATCCCCTCCTTtcacatattattttttattttattatctatataaaaaaatcaatataaaatattaacataacttaactgtgaccgttcaaatagaaaataataaaaggatAAAGAGATTAAAAGGGTAGAGAATTTTGGTCCTAAATAGAAATCACTTGAAAGAGCGTCTGGCTCAAAGCATGGAGAAAACTAGATCCGCTGCGGCCTGTGGATCTTCCTTCTCCAACAGTCCAACTCAACCGCGTGAGAGCGTGACTACACGCCCCAATGGATCCAGCCGCGCTTCCCAAATCCACCGCCACGCAGCTGAAGAGCGCGTGAAACATCTACATCCCCCTCCGCTGTACACTTGACAATGCACTTACACCCCCGTCGCATTCCGGTTAGGATCGGGACCCACAGTCCCCCTCACCCATGCGTCTGTTTCGACACGTGTCCCGACAGCTCCCTCGCAAGGTATCTACGTACAACCGGCCTTCTCCTCCGAAAACGACGTCGTGCTTGTCGCCGTTTACAAGGCCGAACCGACACTCGGAGGGTGCAAAGTTGCTGCCACTATACTTATCGCCAAAATACCGTCCCACGTCAGACAAACTGCAAACCAACATAGTGATTAGAGCCCCCtaatcataaaattaaaagcTTAATCCTTAATTATTATTTCCGAGTGCGGGACCGGCGAAACGAGAGTTTCCAACTTCTCGCGATATATTGTCGGCGTCTTGGATGGGCCGCAATCGAACCGGCGACAACGTAACCACAATCTGATTCGGAGCCACGATATAGCCCTCGACGTGTCAAGAACCGAGGTCGGATCGGCGACACGTGTGCAGGAATAATTGGGGTGGGGCCCTGCCGGACCGCCGTATGGCTCGCTGGAATTTATTGGAGGCTTTGGGCACTTTTAAGCAAATGTGTTAAGCACGGAAAAGCCCACTCGAACCGTCGGTGCACGTCACGCACGCCCGTCACGCGTTTTTTgttccactctctctctctctctctctctctctaaaattgcTCGCACCACATCATATGATGGGATGACACCAGCACCACTGCCtgtgttcttcttcttccctctctCCTCCTCCAACCCAATCTCTCTCGCCTCTTAAATCGCCGGCGGCACGCGGCGAAAGCTCCGGCGACTGATCTCGCCGGACAATTTGTACGGTGGATCTGGGAGGGGATTGCAGCTCGCATTTTGGGTTCCATTGTCCCGGGTCTGGAATTCGAGTGTCGCGGCAAAGATCGAAGCtttcgattttttattttttttgggttggatTTTTGTTTTGCTGTAATGAATTAGGGTTCTTGATGCCATTTTTGGAGGGAATCTTTGAGCACGAGAGTTTTGGAGCTAATCTTTGAGGAATGTGGTGAGGATTTCGGGTCCGTTTTGGGGAAATCGGGTTCTCGAATCTTTGCTGGTTTCCATAAATAGCGGGGGGTCAAAAAAGGAAAGCCATTTTTTTGGATCCGGCATTGGCGAGACGCACCGTTTTGGGTCACTGCGTTGATGTTTGTACGAGGAAGAGAGAATATACAGAGATTGATGTGCAAggtggagaagaaggagagaaaGGGAGTGATGGGATTTAAGGTGTTGGGAGGCGGCGGAGGAGGAGGGGAAAAGTTAAAGAACTCGATGCTGGTCACGGCGGCGTCGTCGCCGTCGAGGTCGAAAATGAAGCTGTGGATGATCCGTGCGACTTCGTCGGTTTTGTTGTGGACGTGCATCGTGCAATTAACGGCTCTGGGGGATATGTGGGGTCCTAGGGTTTTGAAAGGGTGGCCTGCTTGTTTCTCTCTGGAGTCCGCCGCCGCCTCCTCCGTCTTGCAAGACAGGTTGCCTTCCCTTCCGGCCAGAGCTCTTCCGCCCAAGAGTGAGTgtgttattattttctaattttccaggaaattggggtttttttttatgtggatTCTTGTAATTAATTGCTAATTACTCCAAATGGCAGTAGGGTTGTTTTGGATGATAATTTTATGATTGTTCTgcggtttttatttttttgaaaccAACCCAAATCCTCACTTGTTGTGTGTAATGCAAACTACTACTTGGAGAATTCTAGTGTCCCACCAAAGTTAATAGCTCAGCAGCTGCTTTGGCTCCAAGAAATGAAATACTAAAAGGTAGAAACCTGTAATTCAGAAAGCAGCAAGCTAGTTCAAAGTTAACTGATTTATACAGGCGGTTCGTACGTTGATCATACGAACCGGTGTATTATGGTGATAGTGCTTGAACTACAATTGTAAATTTTCCTTTGATGATTGCGATATGGTTGAAAAGTCGATTCCTTTCCTATGGAATGTTAATTACAGTAGTCTGTAGCCTTATAATATCTGTCCAAACTTTGTATCTATTGgtcatttatatttttctttggttttggatGCTTGTTGGATCGGCGTGTAATCTGAATTTGTTTTGTTCTCAATCAGGGGTTTATAAAAACAATGGTTACCTGATGGTATCATGCAATGGTGGACTCAATCAAATGAGAGCAGCGGTGAGTGGTTAGCAGCAGTTCACTTTGCATTTTAACAGGAATTCATCCCTGGTGATTAATTTAGTGCATGCTTACcagtttcatttttttctcttggtGGTGATTTCACAGATATGTGACATGGTTGCTATCGCAAGATATTTGAACGTCACTCTTATAGTCCCTGAACTTGACAAAACCTCCTTTTGGGCTGATCCCAGGTATGCCAATATAATTTCCTAACATTTTCAAgttactgatttttttttaaatgtacaaGGAATTCAAAGACATATTTGATGTGGCAGTGAATTCAAAGACATATTTGATGTGGATCATTTCATCACATCCTTGAGAGATGAGGTTCGCATATTGAAAGAGCTGCCTCCCAGGGTAAAGAGGAGAGTGGAGCTAGGAATGTTTTATACCATGCCACCAGTTAGTTGGTCTGATATGTCTTATTATCGTAATCAGGTTAGTTGTATGCATATACTCTATAACTTAGCAGGAACTCTCTCTGGTGCAGCtcttaaaaaattcataaacctCATCATAATTGACTGAAATAAAGTCCTTTCAAATTTGTTTCGTACAGATTCTTCCTCTGATACAAAAATACAAAGTTGTACATCTGAATAGAACTGATGCTCGACTTGCCAATAATGGACAACCTTTGGAGATTCAGAAACTTCGCTGCCGAGTTAATTTCAGTGCTCTGAGATTCACTTCTCAGATAGAGGAGTTGGGCAGAAGGGTTATCAGGCTTCTAAGGCAAAATGGTCCATTCCTTGTACTTCATCTTAGATATGAAATGGACATGTTGGCATTTTCTGGTTGTACCCAAGGTTGTAACATCGAGGAGGTGGAAGAGTTGACAAGAATGAGGTAACTTATGCTTGACACTCAATGGATAAAATTCggtaaaaaaattattctctCTCTGATGGTTTCATTTTTTTGGCAGATATGCTTATCCCTGGTGGaaagagaaaataataaattctGATCTGAAAAGGAAAGATGGTTTGTGTCCTCTGACACCTGAAGAAACCGCTCTTACATTGAGTGCCCTTGACATTGACCGCGATATTCAGATTTATATCGCAGCTGGTGAAATCTATGGCGCAGAGAGGAGAATGGCAAGTCTTCGAGAGGCTTTTCCAAAATTGGTGAGTAGAAGATAGCTGAAGCCACCTATTTTGTATTTGTGTTACTTTTTTGGTTTTCTGTTTTCACAAGttgcctttgaatttgttgaaacAGGTCAGAAAAGAGACACTGCTGGAACCATCAGACCTTAGGTTCTTTCAAAACCACTCATCCCAAATGGCAGCATTGGATTATCTTGTCTCATTGGAGAGTGATATCTTCGTTCCCACATATGATGGAAACATGGCTAAAGTGGTTGAAGGCCATCGCAGGTACTTTATGCTTACATTGTAGTTTCATTTGTTCATAGCAAAAGTTATATGGCAAATTTTCAATGCATCTAGTGAATTTGTTTGGCTCCAATGGTTGGTTTTATAACTTAAACTCCACCCAGTTATTTGTCGTCCCAAATTTTGTTCTTTTGAGGAGACGATCATTTGTGTACACACCTATGCACCAGTCAGactttgtttttggtttgaaaCAATTGCCAGTTTTGGAGCTTTAGTTTATCAAcaggttcatatatttgtattgCTTGATATTTGGGAAGGGATGTATTTTTTACGTGATTTGCTTCATGCTATTTTCCTCAGATTTATTGTTACATGATCATCTGCTCTGATTTCTTGTTAATGGTGAAAAGTGTCGTCTAAAATTAAATATCGTGTGTTCATGATTCTTCAGGTTTCTTGGGTTCAAGAAGACAATCCTACTGGACAGAAGGCTTCTTGTTGATTTGATAGACCGGTACACTAGTGGATCATTGAATTGGGATGAATTTTCATCTGCGGTAAAGGAAGCTCATGCAAATCGCATGGGGAAACCAACTAATAGGTTGATGATCCAAGACCGACCTAAAGAGGAGGACTATTTCTATGCCAACCCGGAAGAGTGTTTGCAACCATCAGATGATGAACTAAGTAGTACGTGATATACAACGTTACAAGATGCGTGACACTCATCCATGTTCTACAGTGTTGGCTACTTTCCCACACAGATCTGGAAGAAAAGTTGTCCACAGAGGTATAGCCATAACGCGCATTTTGTTCTGAAGAGGCGATGGAGATTGATGTAGTGAAGTAATCTTCAAGAAGAGCCCGAGAGGATGCACGTATGGTACGAGCTGTATGACATCTTTTATCTTTTGTATGAGCCCCGAAATAATCCAACCAAATCATGTATAGAAAGCTACCCTGCCATTCAGGGTGAGAACGAACTTAAACTGCATTGTCTGTGGGGTGGGGAAGAACATATATAGGTTTGGTTTTACTGGAACTGcgaaaaatcatcatcaaaaggTCAAAACCCCTTATTCcttacatttttttgtttttgcaatttttttgtttcttttagatCAACGAAACCTATGGTATTGCGATTCTCATAGCATATTATATACTACATTCTGAAAGTTTTCTGCTTGCACAGATCATTGCCCTCTTACCCCCGTATTGTAACGCCGGTCCCGGTCTAATTCAGAGAGAACGGCCACGGCCAGCCGGGATCCGATGATCATGTACTTTTACACAAATCTCCATTAATTTACATGTTCCATAAGTGTTTGATTTACTTGGAGTTCAAGGTTCCATTTGCATGAAAATCTCATCTCATACGACCATGACAGGTCAAACTTGTTTCTCTCATTCGTCCCAAAAATACTGGTTGGACCTGGCGGAAGGATTTTTTAGTCGGATTTGGAATTTgagcaaaaagaaaagagagagatagttGGAATATTTTTATGTCAATTTAGATTTGGTTTCTTGCGAAGGGAAAGTGAATGGGGGGGGTGGGCATGTGGTCCTCTGGATTTTTAGCTGCCTTTGGCATTCATTTATTTCTGTATGGAGGAGAAAGGAGGTGACGCGGATAGCTTTGTGATGATTTTAGGAAggtctttttctttctgttttgagGTATTGGCCGATTTTCGTCAGACTAAAATAGCCTAATTACAATAAATAAAGGTAAAGCGCTCGGGTCTAACGTAACAAATTGCAAGCAGGATATAAAAGTATTGAGCTATATCATCATCAATAATCTATAATTATTGATGCTAAAGTTGCTTTTTTCCCCTAGGAGGGTAGGGCAAAAGAAAAAGCAGTTGATTACACTTTGGTTTTCCATGATTCCATACCACAACCACCAAAAAATGGTGCCTCATGATCATTCTCAATTAATCGGAAAAAGAATTAGAGAATACCTTGTTTAACACAACAGTGTCTCGTAATATTTCATGATTATTTGATTTAAACACTGTTACTTTGTCTCGTTTCCATTccataatattatatatatagttatataATACTATATATAAATCATGATAGAGATGCCTGCATAGAGTTATTTATGTGTTTTTTCTCtcttattgttattattatttagtttcttTGTCGAATTGTTGACGATCGTTCTCAGATTTGTACGATCCAAGAAATCCACTACTTGTAGTAGTAATTAAGGATTAATTAATCACAGTTTAAATTGCGATCACCAAGAATTAATACATGTGTTAGTTTTATGTAGGATAATATATAATACAAAAGTATTAACTAGGATATGCAGATGTAACTTTACTTGTATTTCAAGTCAAGTAATAAAGGTGAGTGAGATATCACCATATACCCCTTGCTTGCTAgctcatatattttatataatttttataaattataagtTGGAATTTTGTGGGATTACGATGCTCTTAGGTAATTGAAGTGAGACAAAGACTTGAGAAATTGTGGTAAGAGATGATCCCTATGATGGTATTCACTCGATCCGATATTTAAACACCCGATCCAACCATTTCTTTActaattaaaatcttaattaaaGAATCTTATCGATAAACTTGATGTAATCTTCAAATTATTATATAGAGAGATGCTAAAAGGACTCTTTTAAGAGCAAGTTTACCCCTCCTTTCCTTTGGAGGGTGGCCCAAAGCCTAAAAAAATAGTCTGGCACACAAAAAACACACTCCATTACACAAAATAGGCCAGTCCAAAGTCCACCCCAATCTCTAGGCTAGCCCAA
Encoded proteins:
- the LOC103437923 gene encoding rhamnogalacturonan I rhamnosyltransferase 1-like — translated: MFVRGRENIQRLMCKVEKKERKGVMGFKVLGGGGGGGEKLKNSMLVTAASSPSRSKMKLWMIRATSSVLLWTCIVQLTALGDMWGPRVLKGWPACFSLESAAASSVLQDRLPSLPARALPPKRVYKNNGYLMVSCNGGLNQMRAAICDMVAIARYLNVTLIVPELDKTSFWADPSEFKDIFDVDHFITSLRDEVRILKELPPRVKRRVELGMFYTMPPVSWSDMSYYRNQILPLIQKYKVVHLNRTDARLANNGQPLEIQKLRCRVNFSALRFTSQIEELGRRVIRLLRQNGPFLVLHLRYEMDMLAFSGCTQGCNIEEVEELTRMRYAYPWWKEKIINSDLKRKDGLCPLTPEETALTLSALDIDRDIQIYIAAGEIYGAERRMASLREAFPKLVRKETLLEPSDLRFFQNHSSQMAALDYLVSLESDIFVPTYDGNMAKVVEGHRRFLGFKKTILLDRRLLVDLIDRYTSGSLNWDEFSSAVKEAHANRMGKPTNRLMIQDRPKEEDYFYANPEECLQPSDDELSST